ACGCGGCGAGAATTGTTGTCCCGAACCGTGCCGTTGAAGCTGTGGGTCATACTCGACGAGGCAGCTTTGCGCCGTGTCGTGGGTAATCCTGCGGTGATGAACGCGCAGCTCAAGCACATCCTCGCTGCTGCCGAAGCGCCGAACGTGACCATTCAGGTGCTGCCTTTCACAGCTGGAGCGCACTCGGCGACGTCCGGAGCGTTCTCGATCATGGAGTTCCCGGATCAGGCCGATACGGACGTCGTATACCTCGACAATCTCACCGGGAGTCTGTACGTGGAGAAGGAAGTCGACGTATATCGGTATACGTTGGCATTCGACCATCTTCGCGCCAAGGCGCTTGACCCGGATGAATCAGGTCGCCTCATCGCGGAACTGGCGCATAGTTATGGCGATCTCTAAAGGAGACCCTTGATGTCCGGTACCGATTCCCCCCGGCCGGTCTGGCGGAAGAGCTCCGCCAGCGCGAATCAGGACTGCGTAGAGGTCGCATACCTCGCCGGCGGCACAAGGGCACTGCGGGACAGCAAGAACCCCGGTGGTCCGGTCATCGCGGTCGGTTGCGATGGGTGGGCCGCGTTCGTCGCCGGGCTCAAGGACGGCGAGGCGGTCTGACCGGTGCGTTCTACGCTCTCGGCGATTCCGCTCTCGGCTTGCGGTGGTTACGGGCCGGGACGGGGTGGGGGCAGGGTGGGGTCATGAGACTTCTGGTGCTGGGTGGGACGGAGTTCGTCGGGCGGTCGGTCGTGGAGGCGGCGGTCGGGAGAGGGTGGGAGGTGACGGTTCTCAATCGGGGGAACAAGGCCGTGCCGGAGGGGGTCACCAGGGTCGTCGGGGATCGGACGGCGCCGGGAGGGCTCGACGGGCTCGCCGGAGGTGAGTGGGACTTCGTGGTGGACACGTGGTCCTGGGCTCCGTCGGCGGTGCGGGACTCGGCGCGGGCCCTTGAGGGACGAGCGTCCTCGTACGTGTACGTGTCGAGCCGGTCGGCGTACGCCTGGCCGACGCCGCGAGGAGCCAACGAGGACGCGCCGGTGGTGGAGGCGTCGTCCGACGATGAGGAGTACGAGGATTACGCGCGCGCCAAGCGTGGTGGCGAGCTGGCCGCGGAGGAGGTCTTCGGGGACCGCGCGGTGTTCGTCCGTGCGGGTCTGATCCTCGGGCCGTACGAGAACATCGGCCGGCTCCCCTGGTGGCTCACCCGCATCGCCAAAGGCGGCCCCGTCCTCGCTCCGGGCCCGGAGAACCTCGGCATCCAGTTCATCGACGCGCGCGACCTCGCCGAGTGGAGCCTCGACGCCGCCGAACGCGGCCTCGGCGGCCCCTACGACATGGTCAGTCCTCCCGAGCACGCCACCATGGCTCAGATCCTCCAGGAGTGCGTCCGCGTCACCGGCTCCGACGCCGAACTCCGCTGGACTCCCCCCGAGCCCATCCTCGCCGCAGGCGTCCAGCCCTGGACCGACCTCCCCATCTGGGTCCCCCCGGGCGAGGACCACGACTCCCTCCACCGGTCCGACGTCTCCAAGGTCCTCGCCTCCGGCCTTCGCTGCCGTCCGGTGACCGAGACCATCGAGGACACCTGGACCTGGCTGAAGTCCATCGGCGGTCAGGCCCCCCGACGTCCCGACCGCCCCACCGTCGGCCTGGACCCGGCCGTCGAGGCCAAGCTCCTGAACCGCTAGAGACGATCACTGGTGGGGGCCTGCACGGCCCGCCACCAGGGCACGTCGGCGGCGGGCGTCAGTCGCCTCCGGTCGGCCGGCGATGTGCGTGTCCAGCGCGCCGGACATATTTGTTCGCGTCGATTGTGTGGCATGAGGAATTTCGATCGCGAGAAGTTCCAGGAATTGATAATCCGCGGGCATCATCGGCGAATTTGCTCAATAATGGCACGTGCTCGCCGGGCCGTCTATTATGTTGTTGACGGCGCGTCGTGGCCCTCCATATAGTCGAGTCAATCTCATCAACAAACCCGAGTTGATGGCGAGGGCCCTATGTGCTCCGATCCGGGCTGCCTGCTGGGCGGCCTGCCTGATATCCGTACGCGTACACCATGTGAACGGTGGTGACCGGCTGCAGAGAAAAGGCCATCAATGATTTTTCGTTTGTCGGGACACGTCCAGGTCGAAGTCGAGGGCGTCTCGATCACGATCGAGTCGGCACCGGTCCGGGGAGTGCTCGCGGCCCTTCTGCTGGAGGAGGGGCGCTCGGTCGCCGGTGACAATCTTCTGACGTCTCTTTGGGACGACCCTCCGGAGTCGGCGCGGACGAATCTTCGCCTGTACATAGCACGATTACGCACCCAGCTGGGTCTCGTGGGTTTACGCGAGCGACTGACGACACTGCGCGGAGGAGGTGGTGGTTACCGGTTGCTGGCCGAAACCCATGAGGTCGACACGGCCTCCTTCAGGCGGCTTGCCGCTCTGGGCCTGGCCGAAATGCGCTCCGGCTCACTCCGCGCCGGAGAGTCCACCCTTGAGCGTGCGCTCTCGCTGTGGCAGGGCCCGATCGGTCAGGGATGCACCGCGTCCCTTCATCTGAAGGCTCGTTTCCACACCTTCGACGAGTTGTGGATCACCGTCCGCGAACGGCTCGTAGGCGCACGCCTCACCATGGGCCGCACGACCGATCTGATCCCGGACATCCGCGAGATCCTCGCGGTCGCCCCTTTCAGGGAGGCGGCGTGGGCGCACCTGATCCGCGCGTCCTACCTCGGCGGCGACGTGGCGGGGGCGATCCGTGCCTGGGACCAGGCCACGAGGACGTTGAGCGACGAACTCGGGCTTGACGTCTCCTCCGCCCTGCGCCAGTTGCACACCGCGGTCCTGCGGAGGGACGACGAGGCCGTCCGCCGGTTCGGCCACTTCCCGGCGGAGCGGTTCACCGCGTGACACCCCAGCAAGAAGCGCGAATCGCAGGACCGTGACGTTTCGCACCTGAAGGAGGCCGCGGGTGAACGATATCGGCCGAGGTTTTCGATATGCGTTGAGCATGCGATATCCATACACGACTACGTCAGGATCTCTCCTATCAGACATGGCCCGCCGGAGTTTCCACAGAATTCTCCGGCCCATGCACGGATAAAGGAGATATCCCCGATGAACCCACGCCCCATCGCTGTAATCCTGGGCGGCCTGCTGGCGGCGAGCGCGCTGGTCCCCGTGACCGGGGCCTTCGCGGCGACGGCGAGCATCAGTGGCAAAGTCACCGGCTGGACCGTCAGCAGTGAGACGAAGCTCAGCGTCAGGAACGAGAACGGCGCCAACGACGTTTACGGAAACTACTTCCGCACCGGCAGCTCCAGTCAGCTGAACGTCAACAACACGGGAGGCACGGGAACCGTGGTCACGACCGGCGCGGGCTCGTACATCAACCGGCACCGTGTCGGCGTGACGCGGACCGGCCCGGACGAGCTCAGCGGCTGGGTCTACAACTAGGTCTCCCCGATTCGCGAATAGACCGGCATTCGTGTCGTAGGTTTACGAACACCATACTCCGGCCGGCCGTGTGAGCTCGAATTTCGGCCGGCCGGGGGCATGGTAAGGGGAGACCGTATTTCCTATGACGAGCATGGAGGACGCAAGCTGTGATCACGGAGGACCGCGCGGCCCTGCGGATCGAGGGATTAAGGCACTCGGCGGGCGGACGCCTCGTTCTGGACGGAATAGACCTCACCGTGGAGCCGGGGAATTCGGTCGCCGTCACAGGGCCGAGCGGAAGCGGCAAGACCACGTTGCTGATGAGCGTCCTCGGTCTCGTCAAGCCGGACGAGGGGGCGATCCGGGTCGCGGGGCAGGACATCACGCGCATGCGCGGGCGGGCACTCGCGGCTCATCGCCGGACCCATCTCGGCGTGGTGTTCCAGTTCGGTGAGCTTCTCCCCGAGCTGTCACCCGTCGAGAACGTGGCGTTGGCCGCCATGCTCGCCGGGCGCGATCACAGGCGCGCGTTCGCCGCCGCCGAGGACCTCCTCGGCGAGCTCGGCGTCCCCTTGGAGGGCACCTCGACCGGTCTTCTGTCCGGCGGGGAACGCCAGCGGACCGCCGTGGCGCGGGCGTTGATCACCGAGCCGGCGGTGCTGCTGGCCGACGAGCCGACGGGATCGCTCGACCGCACCTCCCGCGAGTCGGTGGCCGACCTGCTGTTCTCCTTGCCGGCCCGGCGCGGCTGCGCGCTCGTGGTCGTGACCCACGATCCCGCGGTCGCCGACCGGGCCGACCGGCTCATGCGGCTCGACATGGGACAACTCGCCGAGGCGCACGCATGACCCCCGGCACAGACGTGCATCCAGGCCGCCGCCACCAGGGGAGGCGGCTGTCGCGGCAGCTCCTCCGCATGGGCCGGGCCGCGGGCCGGCGCGCCCCGGGCAACCGGTTGCGCTTCTTCGCGTTGCTGCTCGCGGGGAGCATGGTCACCGTGACCGTGATGGCGGCGTTGGCCATGGTCGGCGTCTATGCCGGCCGCGACGGCCGGAACGCGCATCGCAACCCTCGTCTCACCGAGGGACCCGGAGCGGTCGCCATGGTGCTGACACAGGGCGACAACGTCGGGAACCTCCCGCACGAGGTGCAGTTCGTCGAACCCCTGGAAGAGTCCGCCCCACCGCCGCCCGGTCTCCCGCGCTGGCCGGAACCCGGAGAGTTCTTCTTGTCCCCCGAGTTGCTCAGGCTCGGCTCCGGGGAGCAGATAAAGGAGCGGTACGGGCGGTACGCGGGCCTCATCGCCCCCGAAGGGCTGGGCTCGGCCGACGAGCGATTCGCCTACGCCCGACCGGCTCGCGTCGACCCGTGGGACACGCGCCGCTGGGTGAAGATCACCGGTTTCGGCACCGAGACCCCCGGGACGCTCGGCGAGGTCCTCGACGTGGCGCCCCTGGCCCAGTTCCTCACCGTGCTGCTCGTCGTCCTCGGAGGTCCCTCTGCCGCGCTCGTCGTGGTCGCCGCCCGGTCCGGTTCGACCGGCCGCGACCGGCGCAACGCGCTGCTGACCGCGCTGGGCGCCGGTTGGGGGCATCGGGCGTTGTTCACCGTGGGCGAGGCGGCGCTGCCCGTCGCCCTCGGAACGGCCGCGGGAGCACTGGCGTTCGCGGTCGTGATGATCGGCGACACCAGGCTCCCGATCACCGGGTACCTCCTCGGGGCCGAGGACATGCGGTCGATGGCTTGGGCGGTGGCCCCGGCGGCCGTGGCGTGCTTCGGCCTGGTGCTGGGGGCCGTCCTGCTGCTGCACCGGGTCGACCGGAGCGGCAGGGCGACCCGTCCCACCGTGTTCGCCCGCCCCATCCCCCGCTGGCGGCTCGCCGTGTGCGGCGGAGGGCTGGCCCTGGTCGCGGCGAGCCCGTACTGGGCCGGCCTCACCCGGTTCTTCCTCTACATGGCCGGTTCGTTGCTGCTCTGGGCCACGGTGCCCTCCGTGGTGGCCGTCCTCATCCGCCTGTTCGGCTCGCGGCTCGCCCGGCTCGGCCGTGCGCGGGGGTGGGCCGCCGCGCTCGTGGCCGGCCGCTGGATCACCGCCCGCCCCGGAGTGATCGTCAGGCTGTCGGTCGCCGTCGTCATAGGCATGGGGCTCATCACGCAGGTCCAGGTATGGACGAGCTGGCTGGG
The window above is part of the Sphaerisporangium rubeum genome. Proteins encoded here:
- a CDS encoding DUF397 domain-containing protein; its protein translation is MSGTDSPRPVWRKSSASANQDCVEVAYLAGGTRALRDSKNPGGPVIAVGCDGWAAFVAGLKDGEAV
- a CDS encoding NAD-dependent epimerase/dehydratase family protein, with protein sequence MRLLVLGGTEFVGRSVVEAAVGRGWEVTVLNRGNKAVPEGVTRVVGDRTAPGGLDGLAGGEWDFVVDTWSWAPSAVRDSARALEGRASSYVYVSSRSAYAWPTPRGANEDAPVVEASSDDEEYEDYARAKRGGELAAEEVFGDRAVFVRAGLILGPYENIGRLPWWLTRIAKGGPVLAPGPENLGIQFIDARDLAEWSLDAAERGLGGPYDMVSPPEHATMAQILQECVRVTGSDAELRWTPPEPILAAGVQPWTDLPIWVPPGEDHDSLHRSDVSKVLASGLRCRPVTETIEDTWTWLKSIGGQAPRRPDRPTVGLDPAVEAKLLNR
- a CDS encoding AfsR/SARP family transcriptional regulator — protein: MLAETHEVDTASFRRLAALGLAEMRSGSLRAGESTLERALSLWQGPIGQGCTASLHLKARFHTFDELWITVRERLVGARLTMGRTTDLIPDIREILAVAPFREAAWAHLIRASYLGGDVAGAIRAWDQATRTLSDELGLDVSSALRQLHTAVLRRDDEAVRRFGHFPAERFTA
- a CDS encoding ABC transporter ATP-binding protein; protein product: MITEDRAALRIEGLRHSAGGRLVLDGIDLTVEPGNSVAVTGPSGSGKTTLLMSVLGLVKPDEGAIRVAGQDITRMRGRALAAHRRTHLGVVFQFGELLPELSPVENVALAAMLAGRDHRRAFAAAEDLLGELGVPLEGTSTGLLSGGERQRTAVARALITEPAVLLADEPTGSLDRTSRESVADLLFSLPARRGCALVVVTHDPAVADRADRLMRLDMGQLAEAHA
- a CDS encoding permease produces the protein MTPGTDVHPGRRHQGRRLSRQLLRMGRAAGRRAPGNRLRFFALLLAGSMVTVTVMAALAMVGVYAGRDGRNAHRNPRLTEGPGAVAMVLTQGDNVGNLPHEVQFVEPLEESAPPPPGLPRWPEPGEFFLSPELLRLGSGEQIKERYGRYAGLIAPEGLGSADERFAYARPARVDPWDTRRWVKITGFGTETPGTLGEVLDVAPLAQFLTVLLVVLGGPSAALVVVAARSGSTGRDRRNALLTALGAGWGHRALFTVGEAALPVALGTAAGALAFAVVMIGDTRLPITGYLLGAEDMRSMAWAVAPAAVACFGLVLGAVLLLHRVDRSGRATRPTVFARPIPRWRLAVCGGGLALVAASPYWAGLTRFFLYMAGSLLLWATVPSVVAVLIRLFGSRLARLGRARGWAAALVAGRWITARPGVIVRLSVAVVIGMGLITQVQVWTSWLGSMGMEAQAAEERVGDSVLIVGSPSLTDRRVRSFTGALPAGYQVLALDASPSSGPGTEELPPEMRPQVLRAPCPVLRELKLTCSASSTPLSFPTGDARLDELNRWTGNDRPLEVRAAPVAAPGDRPQRLVVLAGAPSLGQGQVKRAAYAALDRPSVERLGQIWLVGAQTTARYGNWTVLFATAGLAVLLLAVMISSAAEFLIFGAGLAPLAVQTDRRGVFVLLGVWNLSLPLALVAAAGTLVALWQGQFFISLTRSGSFSWGILFAVAVSAAAFAAITGLLGGLSASRTAMRWRPHAD